From Pelosinus fermentans DSM 17108, the proteins below share one genomic window:
- a CDS encoding GTP-binding protein has protein sequence MLKVVDIVQGFLGSGKTSLINHLIQHVFEDETILVILTEWGKTQVNEIGSRAITYSWNWEQGFPLDEVQRMVKIGDRQRIIFEVNGFASGQELMNVLTQLAKDGHISLGASMAVFNGTTYNAIGKPLEDIFRQIALESEGFWITESNPDLYKWLSSIKPDSCKTTGSDWDNWYTRILKGQKKTIVQQLAPYVTCLTVIYLIYFYLLRLTR, from the coding sequence ATGCTGAAAGTGGTTGACATCGTTCAGGGATTTCTTGGTTCGGGGAAAACGTCTCTGATCAATCATCTCATTCAACATGTTTTTGAGGATGAGACGATTCTGGTTATTTTGACGGAATGGGGCAAAACACAGGTCAATGAAATAGGTTCCAGAGCGATAACGTACTCATGGAATTGGGAGCAAGGATTCCCCTTAGATGAAGTTCAACGTATGGTTAAAATAGGGGATAGGCAAAGGATTATTTTTGAAGTAAATGGCTTTGCCTCTGGACAAGAACTCATGAATGTTTTAACTCAATTGGCAAAAGACGGACATATTTCATTAGGAGCAAGTATGGCAGTGTTTAATGGAACAACATATAATGCAATCGGTAAACCTTTGGAAGACATCTTTCGCCAAATAGCTTTAGAAAGCGAGGGTTTTTGGATTACTGAGTCTAACCCTGATTTATATAAATGGCTGTCTTCAATAAAGCCAGATAGCTGCAAAACTACAGGCAGTGATTGGGACAATTGGTACACCAGAATTTTGAAAGGGCAAAAAAAAACAATTGTGCAGCAACTTGCCCCCTATGTTACGTGCCTTACGGTTATTTATTTAATCTACTTTTATCTATTACGACTAACAAGATGA
- a CDS encoding CobW family GTP-binding protein, with amino-acid sequence MAHKVPLDIVSGFLGAGKTTLLLKLLKERTTNEKLFILENEYGKAGIDGTLLSVSNAKIEEIYSGCICCSLKGEFTNVLQQAISEIKPERILIEPTGIGKLSEVLQIVKQPCFHDVISLDHVITVVDVHHAHSFLVNFGEFYKDQIAYAQTIVCSKTQDVSPQEIEEVVKMIRRYNASARITTTPWNQLSIQQILAKDPLYENQIASEPASNIRKRFSSGAKQPQALNHVKRHSGAETFQNVSWKGSRVFSVSILKKMLDHISTGQYGQIVRAKGLVAGEKSWFHFEYVNGRWEYKSAKPHTIGQAVFIGQNLLSEQLLKTLEGHNAESG; translated from the coding sequence ATGGCACATAAGGTACCGTTGGATATTGTATCGGGATTTTTAGGAGCTGGCAAGACAACATTGTTATTAAAGCTGCTAAAGGAGCGTACTACAAATGAGAAACTATTCATCTTAGAAAATGAATATGGTAAAGCTGGGATTGACGGCACACTGCTATCAGTAAGCAACGCCAAAATTGAAGAAATCTATTCAGGGTGTATCTGCTGTTCGTTAAAGGGTGAATTTACAAATGTGTTACAGCAAGCAATTTCTGAAATAAAACCGGAAAGAATTTTAATCGAGCCGACGGGGATAGGAAAGTTATCTGAGGTGCTTCAGATTGTGAAGCAGCCTTGTTTTCATGATGTTATAAGCCTTGATCACGTTATAACAGTAGTTGATGTCCATCATGCCCATTCTTTTTTAGTAAATTTCGGCGAATTTTATAAAGATCAAATTGCTTATGCACAAACAATTGTCTGCAGCAAAACCCAAGACGTTTCACCCCAGGAAATTGAAGAAGTCGTAAAAATGATTCGTCGGTATAATGCTTCAGCGAGGATTACAACGACTCCTTGGAATCAGTTATCGATTCAGCAGATTTTAGCAAAAGATCCGTTATATGAAAACCAAATTGCTAGTGAACCTGCCAGCAATATAAGGAAAAGATTTTCCTCAGGCGCAAAACAACCACAAGCTCTAAATCATGTGAAGAGACATTCGGGAGCAGAAACTTTTCAGAATGTTTCCTGGAAAGGTTCTCGCGTATTTTCTGTTTCAATATTAAAGAAAATGTTAGACCATATAAGCACAGGACAATACGGTCAGATTGTGCGAGCCAAAGGGCTCGTTGCGGGGGAAAAAAGTTGGTTTCATTTTGAATATGTTAATGGCAGATGGGAATATAAGTCGGCAAAACCACATACCATTGGCCAGGCTGTATTTATTGGTCAAAATTTACTTTCAGAGCAGTTATTAAAAACATTAGAGGGACATAATGCTGAAAGTGGTTGA
- a CDS encoding GNAT family N-acetyltransferase: MSREKRLKIKKVGVEHLEQYNQLLRYVFQVTDNDLHRIGWKERDIILAKSPVLEQADVLGWFDGEKLVSQVAVYPFQVRIFNAIYDMGGLTGVGTFPEYSNQGLMHKLLRQALANMRDKKQSISYLYPYSIPYYRRKGWEIISDKITFEVKDYQLPKNKQVFGEVERIDIENNDLKAVYERFAYQSHGAMLRNELAWDEYWRWDTDDLTAAIYYNENRQPDGYVLYWISDEVFHIKDMIFINEEARSGLWNFISAHFSMISKVVGNIYTDEPLAFLLEDGDIKETISPYYMARIVDLEQFITQYPFKPNTEKRVWTFTLDDPLLPWNQGTFTICIHPNGKGEVARVGERSKSRIDIQTMTTMLLSYKSPSYLHKIGRLSCSLETVKMLEDAISQQTLYFSDYF; this comes from the coding sequence ATGAGTCGAGAAAAAAGATTGAAAATAAAAAAGGTTGGCGTAGAACATTTAGAGCAATATAATCAACTGCTGCGGTATGTTTTTCAGGTGACTGATAATGATTTACACAGGATAGGCTGGAAAGAAAGAGATATAATCCTTGCTAAATCTCCGGTGCTGGAACAAGCGGATGTTCTTGGATGGTTTGATGGAGAAAAACTGGTGTCTCAGGTGGCTGTCTATCCTTTTCAAGTGAGAATTTTCAATGCGATTTATGATATGGGAGGGCTTACGGGGGTTGGAACCTTTCCCGAATACTCCAATCAGGGCTTGATGCATAAGCTGCTCCGCCAGGCACTGGCAAATATGCGGGATAAGAAACAGTCGATTTCTTACTTGTACCCTTATTCGATCCCTTACTACCGCCGCAAGGGGTGGGAAATTATTTCAGATAAAATAACATTTGAAGTCAAGGATTATCAATTGCCAAAAAATAAACAAGTGTTCGGAGAGGTTGAACGCATTGATATTGAAAATAATGACTTAAAGGCAGTTTATGAACGTTTTGCCTATCAAAGCCATGGAGCGATGCTGCGCAACGAGTTAGCCTGGGATGAATATTGGCGGTGGGATACGGATGATCTGACAGCCGCAATTTATTACAATGAAAACAGGCAGCCTGATGGGTATGTGCTTTACTGGATTTCAGATGAAGTGTTTCACATTAAAGATATGATATTCATTAATGAAGAAGCCCGCAGCGGACTGTGGAATTTTATCAGCGCTCACTTTTCTATGATTTCAAAGGTTGTAGGCAATATTTATACGGATGAACCGTTAGCTTTTCTACTGGAAGATGGGGATATCAAAGAAACGATTTCCCCTTATTACATGGCTCGAATTGTAGATTTGGAGCAGTTTATTACGCAATATCCCTTTAAGCCTAATACTGAGAAACGTGTATGGACGTTTACCCTTGACGATCCCCTGCTGCCGTGGAATCAAGGAACCTTTACCATATGTATTCATCCTAATGGAAAAGGTGAGGTGGCGCGGGTGGGAGAGCGCAGCAAATCCCGGATCGATATCCAAACCATGACAACCATGTTGCTCAGTTATAAAAGTCCCAGCTATCTTCATAAGATAGGCCGCCTTTCCTGCAGCTTGGAAACCGTTAAGATGCTGGAAGATGCGATTTCTCAGCAAACGCTTTATTTTTCAGATTACTTTTAG
- a CDS encoding ABC transporter substrate-binding protein produces the protein MIVKKVKALILLVTMMVVAVVAAGCGSSNTTQPSVANSAKEVVEFKYPELVYFDYIYLADELGYFKDANVRPKFVGKMGAGQVIPSLVNGSIDVATRHTPVVIAAIASGADIKIFTSGSSSTKQWPHMKYFVRADSDIKSIKDFNGKTIGLNSFGACAEYVTKKYLQENGGDPSSINFKTAPDDQHEMALAEGHTDIAIIHPPASGRASNDPKFKMLFSDYDIDQGLSGMCPYSVNGKFLKEHPEAVKELTEILIKTAKWSNAHPQEAKDIMAKRFNMKADQVELYNFSEDQLVPEAGVQYWIDRLVEVNKLTPGQVKLEQIYTNEYNPNYKK, from the coding sequence ATGATTGTTAAAAAAGTTAAAGCACTAATTTTACTAGTTACTATGATGGTGGTTGCAGTAGTGGCAGCAGGTTGCGGCAGTAGTAATACGACACAGCCGTCAGTGGCAAATTCTGCCAAAGAGGTGGTAGAATTCAAGTATCCAGAACTTGTTTATTTTGATTATATCTATTTAGCAGATGAATTAGGATATTTCAAAGACGCTAACGTTCGGCCTAAGTTTGTAGGAAAAATGGGCGCTGGACAAGTAATCCCTTCACTGGTAAATGGTTCAATTGATGTTGCCACCAGGCATACCCCCGTTGTTATTGCGGCCATTGCCAGCGGTGCAGACATTAAGATTTTTACCTCTGGCAGCAGCTCCACCAAACAGTGGCCTCATATGAAATACTTTGTTCGTGCGGACTCTGATATTAAATCAATCAAAGACTTTAACGGGAAAACCATTGGCCTTAACAGTTTTGGGGCCTGCGCCGAATATGTAACGAAAAAGTATCTGCAAGAAAATGGCGGCGATCCCAGCAGTATTAATTTCAAAACAGCACCGGATGACCAGCATGAAATGGCATTGGCAGAAGGACACACAGATATTGCTATTATTCATCCGCCTGCTTCAGGACGTGCCAGCAATGATCCTAAATTTAAAATGTTATTCAGCGATTATGATATTGACCAAGGCCTCAGCGGTATGTGCCCTTATTCCGTGAATGGTAAATTCCTGAAAGAACATCCCGAAGCAGTAAAGGAATTAACGGAAATTCTAATTAAAACGGCTAAATGGAGTAATGCACATCCTCAGGAAGCAAAAGATATTATGGCTAAGCGCTTTAATATGAAAGCGGATCAAGTGGAACTTTATAATTTTTCAGAAGATCAGCTGGTACCAGAAGCAGGAGTGCAATATTGGATTGACAGATTGGTTGAAGTCAATAAGCTGACACCGGGTCAGGTTAAACTAGAACAAATTTATACCAATGAGTACAATCCTAACTATAAAAAATAA
- a CDS encoding ABC transporter ATP-binding protein, whose translation MSKIQASKIHRQFQVNNDFGKKTKLTVLDDFNLQVREGEFLSILGPSGCGKSTFLNMLAGLDKQDGGQILIDSEPVSDRSFDRGMVFQGYALFPWRTVLENVEIGLQIRGLEKKEREEIARYYLAMVGLTAFANRYPHQLSGGMKQRVAIARVLAYQPDIMLMDEPFAALDAQTRETLQLELIRIWEADKKTIVFITHSIDEAILLSDRVAVMTARPGKVKEIIDVSLPRPRSEEIRNSSEFAQIRQYAWSLIKDEVTKAQGLQESIENDPGRIMVQPIISLQQKFKDMIQKRIGGHNEKIG comes from the coding sequence ATGAGTAAAATACAAGCTAGCAAGATTCATCGCCAATTTCAAGTAAACAATGATTTTGGAAAAAAGACAAAATTAACGGTCTTGGATGATTTTAACTTGCAGGTCCGTGAGGGAGAGTTTCTTTCGATACTAGGACCTAGTGGCTGCGGTAAATCTACCTTTCTAAACATGCTAGCCGGGTTGGATAAACAAGATGGCGGACAAATATTGATTGATAGTGAGCCAGTAAGTGATAGAAGTTTTGACCGTGGCATGGTCTTTCAGGGATATGCACTTTTCCCCTGGCGTACAGTTCTGGAAAATGTGGAGATCGGACTGCAAATTCGTGGATTAGAGAAAAAGGAACGGGAGGAAATTGCCAGGTATTACTTAGCAATGGTTGGTTTGACAGCTTTCGCCAATCGTTACCCCCATCAACTGTCAGGCGGAATGAAGCAAAGGGTCGCCATTGCCCGTGTACTGGCTTATCAACCGGATATCATGCTGATGGACGAACCCTTTGCTGCCTTGGATGCGCAAACAAGAGAAACCCTGCAGCTGGAGCTAATTCGAATTTGGGAAGCTGATAAAAAAACCATTGTCTTCATTACTCATAGCATTGATGAGGCAATTTTGCTCTCTGATCGTGTAGCCGTAATGACAGCAAGACCAGGCAAAGTAAAAGAAATTATTGATGTTTCCTTGCCGCGGCCCCGCTCAGAAGAGATTCGCAATTCATCTGAGTTTGCTCAAATCAGACAATATGCCTGGAGTCTGATTAAAGATGAAGTTACGAAAGCCCAGGGATTGCAAGAAAGTATAGAAAACGATCCGGGAAGGATAATGGTTCAGCCTATTATTTCACTGCAACAAAAATTTAAAGACATGATTCAAAAAAGGATAGGTGGACACAATGAGAAAATTGGCTAA
- a CDS encoding ABC transporter permease, translating to MRKLANFFTGSLEKTIGLILFIALWELAPRAGWVNSTYLSPPSAVVSALIALLKSGDLLKHLLISLQRALVGMAVAVSFGMIFGLFIGYFKKIEGYLDALFQSFRQMSAFALFPVFILLFGVGELSKTIIIFWASLWPILLNTINGVKNVDTLLVQSAKSMGASQKFIFLRVILPAAAPDIFTGIRLGGSYCVMSLVAAEMIGATSGLGYLILYSQETFNIPDMYAGIVGLAIMGLGINYALKLIEKSFSSWKQGVAVGE from the coding sequence ATGAGAAAATTGGCTAATTTCTTTACCGGTTCTTTGGAAAAGACGATCGGCCTAATCTTATTTATTGCATTATGGGAACTGGCGCCCCGGGCAGGTTGGGTCAATTCTACCTATTTAAGTCCGCCATCGGCAGTCGTATCTGCACTAATAGCCCTGCTAAAAAGCGGGGATCTGCTTAAGCATCTATTAATCAGTCTCCAAAGAGCTTTGGTGGGCATGGCAGTTGCTGTTTCTTTTGGTATGATTTTCGGGTTATTTATTGGTTATTTCAAAAAGATTGAAGGCTATTTAGATGCTTTGTTTCAGTCTTTTAGGCAAATGTCGGCGTTTGCGCTTTTTCCTGTGTTTATTCTTTTATTTGGAGTGGGCGAGCTTTCCAAGACCATTATTATCTTTTGGGCTTCTCTGTGGCCTATTTTATTAAATACCATTAATGGCGTCAAAAATGTGGATACATTACTGGTACAATCGGCTAAATCCATGGGAGCGTCACAAAAATTTATTTTCTTACGGGTTATATTACCGGCGGCAGCTCCTGATATTTTCACAGGGATTCGCTTAGGAGGATCTTACTGCGTTATGTCCCTTGTTGCAGCAGAAATGATCGGTGCTACCTCTGGATTGGGATATTTAATCTTATATTCCCAGGAAACGTTTAATATCCCTGATATGTATGCAGGCATTGTGGGGTTAGCCATTATGGGATTGGGAATAAACTATGCCTTAAAACTGATTGAAAAATCCTTTAGCAGCTGGAAGCAAGGCGTTGCAGTTGGGGAGTAA
- a CDS encoding TetR/AcrR family transcriptional regulator encodes MKEKVQNKKAAVLQAALGLLSEQGFQGSPMSQIAQRANIGVGTIYRYFSSKEDLINDLYIDVKTRLAQHTLGNYSASRDVHASFLVLLRNIVDYFIENPAELIFMEQYANSPLITAATREEGLRMFAPVNHLFERAKDEKLLKELPMEMLSTLAYGSTISLVKLKLFGKVKLDGATIDAGVDAIWDAIKR; translated from the coding sequence ATGAAAGAAAAAGTACAGAATAAAAAAGCAGCTGTGCTGCAAGCCGCACTTGGACTATTATCTGAGCAAGGGTTTCAAGGTTCCCCGATGTCACAAATTGCTCAAAGAGCAAATATTGGCGTAGGTACCATTTACCGTTACTTTTCCAGTAAAGAAGATTTGATCAACGATTTGTATATTGATGTTAAGACTCGTCTTGCCCAGCATACCCTGGGAAATTATTCAGCGAGCCGGGATGTTCACGCAAGTTTTTTAGTGCTGTTACGTAATATTGTTGATTATTTTATTGAAAATCCCGCAGAATTGATTTTTATGGAGCAGTATGCAAATTCTCCCCTTATTACTGCTGCCACCCGGGAAGAAGGCTTACGCATGTTTGCACCAGTCAATCATTTGTTTGAACGTGCCAAAGATGAAAAATTACTGAAAGAACTTCCAATGGAAATGCTAAGCACTCTTGCTTATGGATCAACGATCTCTCTTGTTAAACTTAAGTTATTTGGTAAGGTTAAGCTGGATGGAGCAACCATCGATGCAGGAGTGGACGCAATCTGGGATGCAATCAAACGGTAA
- a CDS encoding aldo/keto reductase encodes MYRKFGKTKEMVSALGFGCMRLPIIGNDPTNIDEEKATNMIRHAIDAGVNYIDTAYPYHGTGFTRGGASELFVARALKDGYRQKVKLATKLPSWLIKTREDMDKYLNEQLERLETDSIDFYLVHSLNENVWPVVKEAGVSEFLEQAIKDGRIKYAGFSFHDQIGLFKEIVDYYDWSFCQIQYNYLDEKYQAGREGLEYAAKKGLGIVIMEPLRGGNIVNLPKEAIEIIDKADVKRTPAEWGLRWVWNHPGVSVVLSGMTTMDHVTENIKVAQEAEANSLTTKELDIVDKVKNLFEQRIKVNCTGCAYCMPCPAGINIPGCFSSYNDHWVFDATPAAKKTYELRSSLTAPASKCVECGKCESHCPQGIPIRTELKNVKELFE; translated from the coding sequence TTGTACAGAAAGTTTGGTAAAACCAAGGAAATGGTTTCTGCTTTAGGGTTTGGCTGTATGAGGCTTCCTATTATTGGTAACGATCCAACGAATATTGATGAGGAGAAAGCAACCAACATGATAAGGCATGCTATTGATGCCGGTGTAAATTATATCGATACTGCTTATCCTTATCATGGTACTGGTTTTACTCGTGGTGGAGCCAGCGAGCTTTTTGTTGCCAGAGCCTTAAAGGACGGTTACAGACAGAAGGTTAAGTTAGCGACGAAGCTTCCCAGCTGGTTAATTAAAACAAGAGAAGATATGGATAAGTACTTGAATGAACAATTGGAGCGCCTTGAGACAGATTCTATTGATTTTTATTTAGTACATTCACTGAATGAAAATGTTTGGCCTGTAGTAAAAGAAGCTGGCGTTAGTGAGTTTTTAGAGCAAGCGATTAAAGATGGAAGAATCAAATATGCAGGATTTTCTTTTCATGATCAGATCGGGCTGTTTAAAGAAATCGTGGATTATTACGATTGGTCGTTCTGCCAGATTCAATATAACTATTTAGATGAGAAATACCAGGCCGGCAGGGAAGGCTTAGAATATGCAGCGAAAAAAGGTTTAGGAATTGTCATTATGGAACCCCTAAGAGGCGGTAATATTGTAAATCTCCCCAAAGAAGCAATCGAGATCATTGATAAAGCAGATGTGAAAAGAACACCGGCGGAATGGGGCTTACGATGGGTATGGAACCACCCGGGAGTCTCTGTTGTCTTAAGTGGTATGACGACTATGGATCATGTTACAGAAAATATAAAAGTAGCTCAAGAAGCAGAGGCCAACTCACTGACAACCAAAGAACTGGATATCGTCGATAAAGTAAAGAATCTCTTCGAACAAAGAATAAAAGTGAACTGTACAGGCTGTGCATACTGCATGCCTTGTCCTGCAGGCATCAATATTCCTGGATGTTTTTCCTCCTATAATGATCATTGGGTTTTTGATGCCACTCCTGCGGCAAAGAAAACCTATGAGCTTCGCTCGAGCCTTACAGCTCCCGCATCGAAATGTGTAGAATGCGGTAAATGTGAAAGCCATTGTCCCCAAGGCATTCCAATTCGTACAGAATTAAAGAATGTTAAAGAACTATTCGAATAA
- a CDS encoding helix-turn-helix domain-containing protein produces the protein MHVDINQLAGNFSRIEFQIIDVIRASVPPGKKCFGVFTPPFSGLIFPIKGRARMSFDGVPYEMEPGKIFHGGPNIALDKEVVGCAKWDYMIIHYQVDDNAKIDFPQAFSHYQINSGYSTRINDLLHRLYNVCITPGNLSALQAKLLFFSILDESLTCADGRHSEWGRELVEQAVEYMKAHYMEPLTVAKLAGQYGLNSKQFSYLFQKHTGMAPLEYLIEHRLRRARELLCTTARSISEISSCIGYSDPYYFSKLFKKRTGFCPTTLRGNFVSRKVL, from the coding sequence ATGCACGTAGATATCAATCAACTGGCGGGAAACTTTTCCCGAATCGAATTCCAAATCATTGATGTGATCAGAGCGAGCGTGCCGCCGGGGAAAAAATGTTTTGGTGTCTTCACTCCGCCGTTCTCGGGTCTGATTTTTCCCATAAAAGGGCGGGCGAGGATGTCCTTTGACGGTGTGCCTTATGAGATGGAGCCAGGGAAAATTTTTCACGGCGGTCCCAATATCGCTCTGGACAAAGAGGTTGTGGGATGCGCTAAGTGGGATTATATGATCATCCATTATCAGGTTGACGACAATGCCAAAATCGACTTTCCCCAGGCCTTTTCCCATTATCAGATTAATTCGGGTTACAGCACCCGCATTAATGATTTGCTGCACCGCCTATATAACGTCTGCATAACGCCGGGCAATTTGTCCGCCCTGCAGGCCAAATTGCTGTTTTTCAGCATTCTGGATGAAAGTTTGACCTGCGCTGACGGTCGTCACAGCGAATGGGGCCGGGAATTGGTGGAACAAGCCGTAGAATATATGAAGGCTCACTACATGGAACCACTTACAGTAGCCAAATTGGCTGGCCAGTATGGCTTAAACAGCAAACAGTTCTCCTATCTGTTTCAAAAGCATACCGGTATGGCACCCCTTGAATATTTGATTGAACACCGATTGCGGCGCGCCCGGGAACTATTGTGCACCACAGCTCGCTCAATATCGGAAATTTCGTCTTGCATAGGTTACTCTGACCCTTATTATTTCAGTAAGTTATTTAAAAAGCGTACAGGCTTTTGCCCCACTACACTGCGCGGAAATTTCGTCTCGCGTAAGGTACTCTGA
- a CDS encoding TonB-dependent receptor, translated as MKKTLFPAKNRLLYALVGSSLLWNTSAIVYAEDTAEIVTTTSQTDTQPISSAKATAGQGEFILEGVEVTASRETLSPAYAGGQVARGANLGVLGNKDFMDTPFNVTSYTSQIMEDQQANTLYDVLINDPSVRFTTPTGQVAEYYKIRGLDVAMEHLYFNGMQGLAPYYRVPVEFLERVEVLKGPSSLLYGGVNASVGGSINLMPKRAGEEDVTSFTTSYTSSSHFGGHLDIGRRFGKNKEWGIRFNGLYADGDTETDSQSKERLLGSLGVDYRHDRWRLSLDAYGFQENYENGLISMYQLQSNTIKAPHGSTNLFKGTSGAARNNGILFKGEYDIKDNLTAYAGFGKAASRATGFINGNHILLVQADGTAYPRNLFKQNFWNDATSAELGLRGTYQTGSVKHQLALSSSFLDNEYSSTFNRYVTTPYMSGLPISIYDDSFSFANYFNSVAWKGKGGKTSTTNLSSYLLADTLSFNEEKVQLTLGVSRHSVNTKSFNATTGARIAQHDADKTLPLVGFVVKPWGNSVALYGNYIEALSPGAEVGATLGYTNSGQLMAPYTSKQKEIGVKWDKGKFANTLSLFQINRPNTMVVTNSLNEKTQTYDGEQESRGVEWSTFGEIGKNLRLLGGISYLKAEINNATAAATKGNTPFGVPKWSMNAGVEWDTPWNHDLTLSLRAVYTDSQYIDNANTIKLPSWVRYDIGARYKTEIKNVPVTYRLSVENLFDKQYWAGAFSMEGFATLGGPRTVKLSATMHF; from the coding sequence ATGAAGAAAACATTGTTCCCTGCCAAAAACCGCCTGCTTTACGCCCTGGTTGGCAGCAGCCTGCTCTGGAATACATCGGCAATTGTCTATGCTGAGGATACGGCAGAAATAGTTACTACTACCAGCCAGACCGATACTCAACCGATCTCTTCCGCTAAAGCGACTGCTGGTCAGGGGGAATTCATCCTGGAAGGAGTTGAAGTGACTGCCAGCCGTGAAACTTTGTCCCCGGCCTACGCTGGTGGACAGGTGGCCCGCGGCGCCAATCTTGGCGTACTGGGCAACAAAGATTTTATGGATACACCTTTTAACGTCACCAGCTATACGTCCCAGATCATGGAAGATCAGCAGGCCAATACGCTGTACGACGTACTCATCAACGATCCGTCTGTCCGTTTCACCACCCCCACCGGGCAGGTCGCTGAATATTACAAGATCCGCGGCCTGGACGTCGCGATGGAACACCTTTATTTTAACGGCATGCAAGGACTGGCGCCATATTATCGTGTTCCTGTCGAATTTCTCGAACGGGTGGAAGTGCTCAAGGGGCCCAGTTCCCTGCTCTACGGCGGCGTGAATGCCTCGGTGGGCGGGTCGATCAACCTGATGCCCAAACGAGCTGGTGAAGAGGACGTCACCAGTTTTACGACAAGTTATACTTCTTCATCCCACTTTGGAGGGCATCTCGACATTGGCCGACGCTTCGGAAAAAACAAAGAATGGGGCATTCGTTTCAATGGTCTGTACGCGGATGGTGACACCGAAACTGACAGCCAGTCGAAGGAACGACTGCTGGGCTCCCTGGGCGTGGATTACCGCCACGACCGCTGGCGGCTGTCTCTGGATGCTTACGGTTTCCAGGAGAACTATGAAAACGGCCTCATTTCCATGTATCAGCTGCAAAGCAATACTATTAAAGCACCTCATGGTTCAACCAATCTGTTTAAAGGCACCTCGGGCGCTGCCCGGAATAACGGGATTCTGTTTAAAGGTGAATATGACATTAAGGACAACCTAACCGCCTACGCCGGCTTCGGCAAAGCTGCCTCCAGGGCCACAGGCTTCATCAACGGCAATCATATTTTACTTGTCCAAGCCGACGGAACGGCCTATCCCCGCAATCTCTTTAAACAAAACTTCTGGAACGACGCCACTTCAGCCGAACTGGGACTGCGCGGCACTTACCAGACCGGTTCGGTCAAGCATCAATTGGCCTTAAGCTCCAGCTTTCTCGATAATGAGTATTCCAGCACGTTCAACCGTTATGTCACTACTCCTTACATGAGCGGTCTCCCCATCAGTATTTATGATGACTCGTTCTCATTCGCCAACTATTTTAATAGTGTGGCCTGGAAGGGCAAAGGCGGGAAGACGTCTACCACGAATCTGTCCAGTTATCTTTTAGCTGACACACTTTCCTTCAATGAAGAAAAGGTGCAGTTAACGTTAGGGGTAAGCCGGCACAGTGTGAACACGAAAAGTTTTAACGCCACCACTGGAGCCCGGATTGCACAGCATGATGCGGATAAAACGCTGCCGCTAGTCGGCTTTGTAGTCAAACCCTGGGGCAACTCGGTTGCGCTTTATGGCAACTACATTGAAGCACTTTCCCCCGGAGCGGAGGTCGGAGCCACCTTAGGCTATACCAACTCCGGTCAGTTAATGGCGCCGTATACCAGTAAACAAAAAGAAATCGGCGTCAAATGGGATAAAGGGAAATTCGCCAATACGCTGTCTTTATTTCAAATCAACCGGCCCAACACAATGGTTGTCACAAATAGCCTAAATGAAAAAACCCAGACCTATGACGGCGAACAGGAAAGCCGCGGCGTTGAATGGAGCACTTTTGGCGAAATAGGCAAGAACCTGCGCTTGTTGGGCGGCATCAGCTATCTTAAGGCTGAAATAAACAATGCAACCGCGGCCGCAACTAAAGGCAACACCCCCTTTGGCGTACCCAAATGGTCGATGAATGCCGGCGTCGAATGGGACACGCCGTGGAATCATGATTTAACGCTTTCACTGCGGGCGGTATATACCGATTCCCAGTACATTGACAATGCCAACACCATCAAACTACCGAGCTGGGTGCGCTATGACATCGGCGCGCGCTACAAAACCGAGATCAAGAACGTCCCGGTTACCTACCGGCTCAGTGTGGAAAACCTGTTTGACAAACAATACTGGGCAGGTGCTTTCAGCATGGAAGGCTTCGCCACATTAGGCGGTCCCCGCACCGTTAAGCTGTCGGCAACCATGCATTTCTAA